The Zonotrichia albicollis isolate bZonAlb1 chromosome 6, bZonAlb1.hap1, whole genome shotgun sequence genome window below encodes:
- the LOC141729435 gene encoding serine/threonine-protein kinase pim-1-like, whose amino-acid sequence MEVVLMEKVGSSCYNIIQLLDWFELPDSFVLVLERPEAWQDLLQFLLEQGFLCEEMTRWLFVQVLEAMRHCTACGVLHRDIKPENLLVPESGDLKLIGFGCGTFLQDGPTRSLPVSPGPGPRSRCQALQRPAPSWAAGCGLQPAALWPGSDAVPRDPAAGPARRGGGQRRLRASRLGRRTRAWAAPLAFFVWQNGSLALASWPGEAVAASGAAPASARSLALGSGRQQPAPGQRRPSPLGTHACSPPEWVCLGCYDGHEATVWSLGVLLYVMVCGSLPFEDDHAIVLGQPFFWQQVSPERQHLIRWCLAKHPAYRPHLEEI is encoded by the exons ATGGAGGTCGTGCTGATGGAGAAGGTGGGCTCCAGCTGCTACAACATCATCCAGCTCCTCGACTGGTTCGAGCTGCCTGACAGCTTTGTGCTAGTGCTGGAGCGTCCGGAGGCATGGCAGGATCTcctgcagttcctgctggagcaggggttCCTGTGCGAGGAGATGACGCGCTGGCTTTTCGTTCAGGTGCTGGAGGCCATGCGGCACTGCACCGCCTGCGGCGTCCTGCACCGGGACATCAAGCCGGAGAACCTCCTCGTGCCGGAGAGCGGCGACCTGAAACTCATCGGCTTCGGTTGCGGCACCTTCCTCCAGGACGGGCCTACACGCAGTTTGCCGGTGAGCCCAGGGCCCGGGCCCCGTTCCCGGTGCCAGGCACTGCAGCGCCCCGCTCCCTCCTGGGCTGCGGGCTGCGGCCTTCAGCCGGCTGCCCTCTGGCCCGGTTCAGACGCCGTGCCCCGGGACCCGgctgccggccctgcccgcAGAGGGGGCGGCCAAAGACGGCTCCGGGCCTCCCGGCTCGGCAGGCGCACAAGGGCCTGGGCCGCTCCGCTGGCCTTCTTTGTCTGGCAGAATGGTTCCTTGGCTTTGGCCAGCTGGCCGGGGGAAGCTGTGGCCGCCTCgggtgcagcccctgcctcagCCAGGAGCCTGGCGCTGGGCTCTGGAAGGCAGCAGCCCGCGCCTGGACAGCGCCGCCCGTCTCCCCTAGGAACGCACGCCTGCAGCCCGCCCGAGTGGGTCTGCCTTGGCTGCTACGACGGCCATGAGGCCACCGTCTGGTCCCTGGGCGTGCTGCTGTACGTTATGGTCTGTGGGAGCCTCCCCTTCGAGGACGACCATGCCATCGTGCTGGGGCAGCCCTTCTTCTGGCAGCAGGTCTCTCCAG AGCGCCAGCACCTGATCCGCTGGTGCTTGGCCAAGCACCCCGCTTACAGGCCGCACCTGGAGGAGATCTAG
- the LOC141729436 gene encoding uncharacterized protein LOC141729436 — translation MEAGPRGRCGAPEAVPGEGSRSLAPGPGCGELWGRDTRGTPQLGPGPRILLLVLACPTVTRGHRGSVQTGRYLLLLPCSAPRSPVGTVVLCRPSGTSSCCPAPRSQCWAPWFCADRAEPPLALPCPTVTRGHRGSLQTGQNLLLVLLCPTVTRGHRGSVQTGQNLLLLCSAPRSQCWAPWFCADPAEPPPPAALPHGHPWAPWFCADRGFP, via the coding sequence ATGGAGGCCGGGCCGCGGGGCCGCTGCGGTGCCCCGGAGGCTGTGCCGGGCGAAGGGAGCCGATCCTTGGCCCCCGGGCCGGGCTGCGGAGAGCTCTGGGGCCGGGACACCCGGGGCACCCCGCAGCTCGGGCCTGGGCCCCGGATCCTCCTCCTGGTGCTGGCCTGCCCCACGGTCACCCGTGGGCACCGTGGTTCTGTGCAGACCGGGCGGtacctcctcctgctgccctgctctgccccacggTCACCCGTGGGCACCGTGGTTCTGTGCAGACCCAGCGGaacctcctcctgctgccctgccccacGGTCACAATGCTGGGCACCGTGGTTCTGTGCAGACCGGGCAGAACCTCCTCTTGCTCTGCCCTGTCCCACGGTCACCCGTGGGCACCGTGGTTCTTTGCAGACCGGGCAGAACctcctcctggtgctgctctgccccacGGTCACCCGTGGGCACCGTGGTTCTGTGCAGACCGGGCAGAACCTCCtcttgctctgctctgccccacgGTCGCAATGCTGGGCACCGTGGTTCTGTGCAGACCCAGCGgaacctcctcctcctgctgctctgccccacgGTCACCCGTGGGCACCGTGGTTCTGTGCAGACCGGGGGTTCCCGTGA
- the SVIP gene encoding small VCP/p97-interacting protein, which translates to MGQCLPCMGDPVKDVVETPDPEIKRRQLAEAAEKRQMEASSRGIKNVQSVEQKKKKQEEIERRMAASRPGGEGGLRWQVG; encoded by the exons ATGGGGCAGTGCCTGCCCTGCATGGGGGACCCCGTCAAGGACGTGGTGGAGACGCCGGACCCG gaaataaaaagaagacaACTAGCAGAAGCCGCTGAAAAGAGGCAGATGGAG GCTTCCTCTCGAGGTATTAAGAATGTTCAGTCTGTagagcagaagaaaaagaaacaggaggAAATAGAAAGAAGAATGGCAGCTTCACgtcctggaggagaaggaggactGAGA TGGCAGGTTGGATAA